The window ACATGGAAGACAATACCAAgctgtgatatctgaagatttTTCATTGACTAAAAGTCCGTTCTCATTTTTATCGTTATACACAAGAAGCTTTGGACAGAAAAACTACACATATGTGAATAACTGTTACATCTGCCTCATTCCCATGGGGGAAAAACAAATTTCCCAAGGGCAACGAATTAGCTGCTGCAGAAGCTGAGAAGGAAAAATATACAGaaatatttaaatgatataGGTGCGGAAAGAACCTCTTCTTCGGCTTTGATCTTTTctttacataatttttcttcTATGAGAGTCTTCTCTTTCCTTTTAGCCTCTTCACGGGCTGCATCATCTCTTATTCTTTTCTCTTCTAGTTGTGATATGTGCTCATGATCTCTTTGTACAGCTGTAAGGTGATTATCAAGTGCTTCTGCACTGCCATAATTCAATAAATTCGTAAGAGCAGTATTCTCGTCCAATTCAAATTATCGGAGTAGAAATGATTGGAATACAACCTTAAAAACCTAGCTAAACACTTCACAATAACCGTGAAAATTCATATCAAGGTCATCATAATTGAGATGGAGATCAGATAGGTTAAACAATTTTTGAATAAATTGAATTCATATGCCAATCATATCCATACACCTCAAGGACCCTCCAGTTGTCTTAAGTGTCCTGGAACCTTTATAGTCTCAAAACAGTAACAAATTCAATGAGTTTTGTCAGGTAATCAGTTACAAAAGGTTGCCATTTACTAAGGGAGAAAAACTACACTACAAATGAAGTTAAAAAAAGGAATATCTTCATAGCATACATAGAATATGCCGTGCTAGAAAGTCTCAAGCCCACTTCTATATTTAAAAATAGGAAGCATAACGAAAATTAAGATCCGAGGTACATAGTGTAAAAGGTCATACATTGTACGGTGATATTGCAAATCAAATTTTCGCTCCCTCTCTTGTTGTGTCCTTCTAtgcttatgaatttcagcaatTTGAGAAGCAAACTTCTCATTTTCCTTTACCAAATTTGTCTCTAaggttaatattttatttctcacTTCCTCTCGAGTCAAGAAAATGGTAAGAAAggtcaacaacaacaacaattagTCCCACGATGTTAATAGAATGAACGAAAAAATTAGAGCAAGCACACACTAATCCATCAAACTATTTAGAAAGATGGGAAAAGACAGTTTGGTATCATTAACCTCATTATTATCCTTTTCCCAAATCATCTAACACAAATCAAGTACGTCTACTCACCGAAACTATAAAgctgaaattcataacttaGCTCACGGATTGCACCTTCTGCTAACCCCACTTTATCCATCAATTGGCATTGAGCATAAACAGGTAACTCATAATCATAACCGTCActgcaataaaaaaattaaaaaaaaaagaagtgaTCAACAACTTGGTGCACACTAACAACCAAGGAAAAAGTCAACTTGTTAATCAGGCTGAGAAAATAATGAATATTTAATACAACAAGCCTATACAAaatcattatttaaaaaaaaattgtcctTGGGGGTTTTACCAGAAAATTTGTATTTCATACACTGGAGTAACCAAAATGCTAATGTTTATTGTTGAATATCTCTTTCGGACATTTAGTCTACTATACTATTTCACTTCCCTTCATGTAGTCAAGCACAAACCTCATATCGAGttcttcaaaagaaaattttctgCCTGAAACCATGGATGAGTTAACAACCTCCTCTTCAACGTCACTATCAGAAcaacccaattcatgatctgaCACATGCATCGCAAATCCCCTTGTGTTGCAACGATTTCTGAATGAACAAAGTAAAGTAAAGTTAAGACCAGTACACATAAAATAATGgagcaaaataaaaaattacctAGGTCGTTTCTTGTCAAAAGGTGCAGAAAAATCTAAACTCGGGATGAGCTTCTTTTCAATTGTATCAAGCTCTGATCGTAAGTCATCAAAACTCCAATCAGGCTTTGGATCGGCAGCTATTCCATTTACATTTTGGGGACAATGAAGTTCCAACTTAATGACTCCCCTGAATGTTGACAACTCCATTCATCAGACTTTGGTCAGAACAAAAAAAAGCCCTATATAGCTAGCATCTATCTCTTCTCATCTTCTTTCCAATAAAGACACACACATATGCAGATTtagattataaaaaaaaagtcaCTAGATTACAAAAAAGCAACAAAATCTACTGGATATTAGTTAAAGGAAAGAAAACTTACATTTTTTCAAGATAAGAGGAAAACGTCGATGGGAAGGTTCAAATAATGACGTGATTATTGATTAAAATATGGCAAATACGAAACACCGAGGCGATCTTTGAGCGCAGCGAAGAAGATGTAATTAGGGCTAACTCAGAGTGCAGAAATTAATTAAGGAAGAAAGAGGTAGAGATGCGGCTTTTCGATGTGGCAAAACAAGATTTTCTTAAATAGATTTGGAAAACTgccattattaattttaatcataaaataattaattatctaattagaagaaaaaaaatctaaaaataaatccaataaaagaaataataaaaatatgcaatgaaaagatatatattttaaattaaaaaacctaaaacaaaatataaaacctTACCACCCAGGAAGTatataaaagaaaatgaaaacgtTCTTTACTTGCCACAAGGTGATGGCCCACAGTAGAGGGTGCAGTGCTATGGATTTACGTACCTGAAAATTTCTTCGGAAAATTTCATCACATTGCACTTCGGAATTCTCGGATAAGATCTTGAAAATTATATACAGTTTtatgaattttgaaaattttttgagaaaagaaaattttcatcaagaaagtttctgaaaattttatttcgaaAGAGAAGAAGAAGACTTCGAAATATGACTGTCGGCAAGTGAATTCGAAAGCTATATGATTCAACGTGCAGTGTGCCAATTACATGCAatgtattattaaatataataaatgtgAGGCCCACTCATTTAAAACAATGATAGAAATTgttggattttttttatttaagaagACTTCGAAATATGACTGTCGGCAAGTGAATTCGAAAGCTATATGATTCAACGTGCAGTGTGCCAATTACATGCAATGTatgattaaatataataaatgcGAGACCCACTCATTTAAAACAATGATAGAAATTGTcggatttttttattaaaaaattaaattaaattaaatatgggaCCCACGAAAATTGACAAAATTGTCAATTCTCGGTAatgttttttaattattattattattttaataataataattaattaataaataatgattaatgtATTATTAGGTTATATTTTAATTCGGTATACATATAACTTTTGGTTAAATAATTTGtacacattaaaataatttgaagttcgatgcaattttcaatacattttaagaaattatttttgcatgttAGATATAATGTCAAATATTATGGATAAGTGTTTGATGTGTACatgcaaatttaatattatgttttcatttatttctaagttttttaaatgtaaattgtattgaaaatattttgaaaaaacaATATTCACATTGtgttcatatcaaattatattaagttgtttataatttgaaatgaacatatcaagtaagatgtgaatataataaaatatttcagatattcacaaatgaacaaataatcctcactttatcactactctgataaaagagaaaaactaATGAGGAGCCCACATTTTATGTAAATGTGATCCTCATtttatcactactctgattGAAGAAAAAAACTGATGGAATGTAATTGTTCATATTAAgtaaaaatgtgaatataaagttatttaatataaaaaattttggcttataaagattcacataaatgtggataattaagttgaataataattataaggtgACGTAAGAAAACATGATCTAAGAGAGTTCTTCATAGACCGGTTTAAACTGCCTTGACTAGCCACTGGTCTCCCTGATGAACATTGCTCTGTCTAGGAGTTGGGTATTTAAAGGGCCTTAGCACTACCCATCTTTCCTGAGAGCACTCTTGGAAAGTGTTGATTgcgaaataattattatataaagcattAAGTAAAGTCAAAATTTTGTCCAGTGAaccgtataattttaaataattgaggaataACCACAGCAtccttaattataaaaaattatgcaTTAAGTGGATTTGGATCACATAATGGACatcaattgtaattaattatataaacataataaaatttacaCCACAgggatttttattatatttatataactaattaggttaaaatatcaaattatatttttcttaatttaccaACAGGAGTTAAGCAAAATACATTTAGATAGTTTTATCATAAAGTTAcagaaaaaaaaatcttattgaattaaaattttagcccACTGACAAATTTTATGTCactagatttttaaaacatgAATTACATTGGTAAAACATGATATTGTCTCAAAATTTTAAGCATATGATATTTTGTGCAGTTATGCAACCTGCGAGtttttctgatatgaaatgTGACATTCCCGATCTAAAGGgcgataattataaaatttggaaagaaagaattcttCTTCAATTGCGGTGGATGGATATTGATTATGCTATACGGAAAGACGAACCATCTGCTATTACTGAAACCAGCATTCCTGATGACATTGATCTTTATGAAAAATGGGAGCGATCTAATCGACTCTGCGTAATGTTCATAAAGACCAAAATCTCTGCTGGTATGCGTGGTTCTGTTGATCAGCATAATAATGTCAGAGAGTTACTGAAGGCTATTGATGAACAATTTCAGTCTTCAGATAAGGCACTTGCAAGCACCCTAATTATGGAATTCTCTTCATTAAGGCTCACCAGTGTGAGAGGTGTGCGAGAGCACATCATGAAAATGCGGGACATAGCGGCTCGGCTCAAGACACTTGAAGTGGAAATGTCTGAGACTTTTCTTGTGCACTACATTCTATGCACTCTTCCACAGCAATATGGACCCTTCAAAATTTCTATAACACACATAAAGATAAATGGTCAATTAATGAATTAATGACCATGTGTGTTCGAGAGGAAGGAAGGCTGTTGATGGAAACAAGTGATAATGTGTTTATGACCACACAAGGAAAGTTTAAGAAGCAAGCCAAAGTTAAGGGAAAAGGGAAAGGAATAATTCCACCCCAACCTGACATTAAGAAAGAATCCAAGTGTTTCTTCTGTAAAAAGACGGGACACATTAAGAAGGATTGCAATAAATTTAAGGACTGGCTTGAAAAGAAAGGTATTCCTACTTCATTTATCTGTTATGAATCTAATATGGTTAATatgatttataacacatggtggattgATTCTAGTTCTACAATCCATGTTACAAATACCTTGCAGGGTATGCAAAACCTAAGGAAGCCAATAGAAAATGAGCGAAGCATCTATTCAGGAAACAAGATGTCTTCGCATGTGGAGGCTATTGGGACTTGCTGCCTAGTGTTGAATAgtggttatattttaaaattggaaaagaccttttatgttcctagtttttctaggaatttaatttcaatttcaaAACTTGTACCCCTTGGttattcatttcagtttttggataaatcaataaatttgttttataaatcaaatcttaTTGTAAATGGTACAATGGTTGATGGTCTTTTCTCtatttctttacaaaataataacacCACTATGCATGTTCAGGGAGGTATTAAAAGATGTGTTACAAATTAAGATTCCTCTATATTGTGGCacaggagattgggacacaTCTCCATAGAGAGAATTAAAAGATTAGTAAATGATGGAGTACTTAGTACTTTAGATTTTACTGATTTTGAGACTTGTGTAGACTGCATTAAGGGAAAGCAGATCAATAAGTCTAAAAAGGGTGCCAAGAGGAGTACTGAAACGTCTCATGttcttttgtttaaaatgtactagaatttttttttttaaaattcggcCAACTCaaataatacatgaaaatatttttataaaatattttgcacttATTAGAATAAATTAACCTCAATCAACTAGTACTTAAAAATTCGAGTGAAATTGTCGTAAAGtaaaatcgtctactgttttatcaagcctaaaaagcaataagtttgacaagtatagcccatactaaacctctcaaaaatctctcaaaagcataaataaaaatcataaaaatctttaacttaaatcataaagcataatgCGAAAATGTAgcactggtcctcgggttgtgtacaccgtcagtccagtagtatcacccaTTAAGACCTCCctcaataccacctgcatccatcacacttagtgagtctaaagactcaacacaccaaatctttgtaacaaataattcataataaaaccacatgcacagtgaaaatacttttacataaaataacattttcgtgATATGCATAACATGAACCTCACCTTTACCTTTTTCCTCAATCATAACATGACATAATCTTTTCTTGATCATAAAAATTATCTtttcctttattgaattcagatcgttaattgtgactttcctcaatccTCAAGAGTCGATGGTActatctac of the Primulina eburnea isolate SZY01 unplaced genomic scaffold, ASM2296580v1 ctg439, whole genome shotgun sequence genome contains:
- the LOC140821144 gene encoding mRNA export factor GLE1-like isoform X2, giving the protein MGVIKLELHCPQNVNGIAADPKPDWSFDDLRSELDTIEKKLIPSLDFSAPFDKKRPRNRCNTRGFAMHVSDHELGCSDSDVEEEVVNSSMVSGRKFSFEELDMSDGYDYELPVYAQCQLMDKVGLAEGAIRELSYEFQLYSFEEVRNKILTLETNLVKENEKFASQIAEIHKHRRTQQERERKFDLQYHRTIAEALDNHLTAVQRDHEHISQLEEKRIRDDAAREEAKRKEKTLIEEKLCKEKIKAEEEARLHAERAEIDKAAAEAEKQYVEGKRHAENQVAELAATKNAVETLRNGVPRIETLGQVVPTRFDDKKHVSLSGRSMTRASKNALELEKKRLRIYEKLTIENGALKESSDQVNH
- the LOC140821144 gene encoding mRNA export factor GLE1-like isoform X1, with the protein product MELSTFRGVIKLELHCPQNVNGIAADPKPDWSFDDLRSELDTIEKKLIPSLDFSAPFDKKRPRNRCNTRGFAMHVSDHELGCSDSDVEEEVVNSSMVSGRKFSFEELDMSDGYDYELPVYAQCQLMDKVGLAEGAIRELSYEFQLYSFEEVRNKILTLETNLVKENEKFASQIAEIHKHRRTQQERERKFDLQYHRTIAEALDNHLTAVQRDHEHISQLEEKRIRDDAAREEAKRKEKTLIEEKLCKEKIKAEEEARLHAERAEIDKAAAEAEKQYVEGKRHAENQVAELAATKNAVETLRNGVPRIETLGQVVPTRFDDKKHVSLSGRSMTRASKNALELEKKRLRIYEKLTIENGALKESSDQVNH